Proteins encoded in a region of the Flavobacterium sp. MDT1-60 genome:
- a CDS encoding NAD(P)/FAD-dependent oxidoreductase — translation MKKTITIIGSGFSSLAASCYLSQQGNQVTIYEKNEFIGGRARQFKKDGFTFDMGPSWYWMPDVFERFFSDFNKKTSDYYELIKLNPAYRVYFGANDFINIYDNLEEIKITFEKIEKGSGKKLETFIKQAKSNYDIAIKDLVYRPGISPLELITPQTALKLNQFFGNVSADIRKKFKNQKLIQILEFPVLFLGAKPSNTPSFYNFMNYADFGLGTWHPKTGMFDVIRGIEKLAIELGVTIETNSSIEKIIVENKTATGIIINGKTIKADIILSGADYQHTETLLDETHRSYSEKYWESRVFAPSSLLFFVGFNKKIENITHHALFFDVDFNQHAADIYDEPKWPDEPLFYANFPSKTDKTAAPEGMESAFFLIPLAPEIKDTEELREEYFEKIIARFEQLTQQEIRNNIIFKRSFCKNDFVTDYNAYKGNAYGMANTLLQTAFLRPKLKSKKVRNLYFTGQLTVPGPGVPPALISGKLVAELIQKSLRS, via the coding sequence ATGAAAAAAACTATCACAATAATAGGTTCAGGCTTCTCCTCTTTAGCCGCTTCATGTTACCTGTCACAGCAAGGAAACCAGGTAACTATTTATGAAAAAAACGAATTTATTGGCGGAAGAGCCAGACAATTTAAAAAAGATGGTTTTACCTTTGATATGGGGCCAAGTTGGTACTGGATGCCCGATGTTTTTGAACGTTTCTTTTCTGATTTCAACAAAAAAACCTCTGATTATTATGAGCTCATCAAACTAAATCCGGCTTATAGGGTTTATTTTGGTGCAAATGATTTCATCAATATTTATGATAATCTCGAAGAAATAAAAATCACTTTTGAGAAAATTGAAAAAGGAAGCGGTAAAAAATTGGAAACCTTTATCAAACAGGCCAAAAGCAATTATGATATTGCAATTAAAGATTTGGTTTATCGCCCTGGTATTTCTCCATTAGAATTAATCACTCCACAAACTGCATTAAAACTAAATCAGTTTTTTGGCAATGTAAGTGCTGATATCCGAAAGAAATTTAAAAATCAGAAGCTAATTCAGATCCTCGAATTTCCAGTTCTATTTCTGGGTGCTAAACCATCTAATACGCCTTCTTTTTATAATTTTATGAATTATGCCGATTTCGGCTTAGGAACCTGGCATCCGAAAACCGGAATGTTTGATGTGATTCGTGGAATCGAGAAACTAGCAATTGAACTGGGAGTTACGATTGAAACCAATTCATCTATTGAAAAAATTATAGTTGAAAACAAAACTGCAACCGGAATCATAATTAACGGAAAGACAATAAAAGCCGACATCATTTTAAGCGGTGCCGATTATCAGCATACTGAAACCTTACTCGATGAAACGCATCGCAGTTATTCAGAAAAATATTGGGAAAGTCGTGTTTTTGCACCTTCATCTCTTTTGTTTTTCGTTGGCTTCAATAAAAAAATAGAGAACATTACACATCACGCTTTGTTTTTTGATGTGGATTTCAACCAACACGCAGCCGATATTTACGATGAACCGAAATGGCCTGACGAACCTTTATTTTACGCCAATTTCCCATCGAAAACAGATAAAACCGCAGCGCCGGAAGGAATGGAAAGCGCATTTTTTCTTATTCCGCTTGCGCCGGAAATTAAAGATACGGAAGAACTTCGCGAAGAATATTTCGAAAAGATAATCGCTCGTTTTGAGCAACTTACCCAACAAGAAATTAGAAATAATATTATTTTTAAAAGATCCTTTTGCAAAAACGACTTTGTAACAGATTATAACGCATATAAAGGAAATGCTTACGGAATGGCCAACACACTTTTACAAACTGCTTTTTTAAGGCCGAAACTAAAAAGCAAAAAAGTTCGTAATTTATATTTTACAGGACAACTAACTGTTCCTGGTCCGGGAGTTCCGCCTGCCTTAATTTCTGGAAAATTAGTAGCTGAGTTAATTCAAAAATCTCTAAGATCGTAA
- a CDS encoding MerR family transcriptional regulator encodes MINNIKTVFSIKDLENLSGIKAHTIRIWEKRYNILEPMRTDTNIRLYNVQNLQKLLNITLLHEYGYKISKIATYPEEKIPQLVREIISKKNSQNYAITSFKMAMMNFDQELFFTTFDWLISEKTFSEVFKDHFLPLLKELGLLWQSETITPANEHFMSHLIKQKILIYTESLQILKPTKTDRVFVLSLPLNEIHQIGLLYIQYEILMKGYKTIYLGESMPIENLQDLTKYFENITFVSFMTVQPERSIINQYVKSMGQKLLAKNNEIWLMGNMVEHIDETVLPERIKLFYSMEETLERI; translated from the coding sequence ATGATAAACAACATAAAGACCGTTTTTAGCATAAAAGACCTTGAAAATTTATCAGGAATAAAAGCGCATACCATTCGTATTTGGGAAAAAAGATATAACATTCTTGAACCCATGAGAACTGATACCAATATCAGACTTTATAATGTACAAAATTTACAGAAACTTCTAAACATAACTCTATTACACGAATACGGTTATAAAATATCTAAAATTGCTACTTATCCAGAAGAGAAAATTCCGCAACTAGTTCGTGAAATTATTTCAAAAAAGAACTCTCAAAATTACGCCATTACGTCATTTAAGATGGCGATGATGAATTTTGATCAGGAGTTATTCTTTACCACATTTGACTGGCTTATTTCAGAGAAAACTTTTAGTGAAGTTTTTAAAGACCATTTTCTTCCCTTATTAAAAGAATTAGGATTATTGTGGCAGTCCGAAACCATCACTCCGGCCAATGAACATTTCATGAGTCATTTGATTAAACAAAAGATTTTGATTTATACGGAAAGTCTTCAAATATTAAAACCTACCAAAACCGATCGTGTATTTGTTCTTTCATTACCTCTCAATGAAATTCATCAAATTGGATTATTATACATACAGTATGAAATACTGATGAAAGGGTATAAAACCATTTATCTTGGTGAAAGCATGCCAATTGAAAATTTACAGGATCTAACCAAATATTTTGAGAACATTACGTTTGTCTCTTTTATGACTGTTCAGCCGGAACGCAGCATAATTAATCAATATGTAAAATCAATGGGGCAAAAGTTATTAGCAAAAAACAACGAAATCTGGCTTATGGGGAACATGGTCGAGCACATTGACGAAACAGTTTTACCTGAAAGAATAAAACTTTTTTATAGTATGGAGGAGACTCTCGAAAGAATATAA
- a CDS encoding ion channel, which produces MALLKKANNQIQTDKNSGFGTNANSYGGRFVNKNGTPNIEKKGMNILRRISWYHTMIDMPNWKFMLILFTFYIAINFVFALLYYGIGIEHLDGIEQSQSVLTQFGQAYFFSAQTFTTVGYGHISPSGFLTSALSAAEALIGLLSFAIATGLFFGRFSKPTAFLKFSHNALISPYGEGKGLMIRLVPFKNTNFTDAKAKVTLGMSIEENGERTNKFYTLDLELDRINALSLSWTLVHPITENSPLYNFTQEDFKRIHGEILVFITTFDDMYSNTVAARTSYTFNEIIYGAKFVTMYNRSKDNSKTVLYLDKLNQYDTTNF; this is translated from the coding sequence ATGGCACTTCTTAAAAAAGCAAATAACCAAATACAAACCGATAAAAATTCAGGATTCGGAACCAATGCAAACAGCTACGGTGGTAGATTTGTAAATAAAAACGGAACTCCAAATATCGAAAAAAAAGGAATGAATATCCTGCGCCGTATCAGTTGGTATCATACCATGATCGACATGCCCAATTGGAAATTCATGCTTATTTTATTTACGTTCTATATTGCTATCAATTTTGTTTTTGCACTACTTTATTACGGAATCGGAATTGAACATCTTGACGGAATTGAACAATCACAAAGTGTACTTACACAATTTGGTCAAGCCTATTTTTTTAGCGCCCAAACCTTTACAACAGTAGGTTACGGACATATTAGTCCAAGCGGTTTTTTAACCAGTGCATTATCCGCCGCAGAAGCCCTGATTGGTTTATTAAGTTTTGCCATTGCAACAGGTTTGTTCTTTGGAAGATTCAGCAAACCTACCGCTTTTTTAAAATTCTCTCATAATGCGTTAATTTCTCCATACGGTGAAGGTAAAGGATTAATGATTCGTCTTGTACCTTTTAAAAATACCAATTTTACAGATGCAAAAGCAAAAGTAACACTCGGAATGAGCATCGAAGAAAATGGTGAGAGAACAAACAAATTCTATACTTTAGATTTAGAATTGGACAGAATCAACGCATTATCATTAAGCTGGACATTAGTGCATCCAATAACAGAAAATAGTCCATTGTATAATTTTACCCAAGAAGATTTTAAAAGAATTCATGGCGAAATTTTAGTTTTCATCACAACCTTCGACGACATGTACAGCAATACTGTCGCAGCCAGAACATCTTACACTTTTAATGAGATTATTTATGGCGCAAAATTCGTTACAATGTACAACAGAAGTAAGGATAACTCTAAAACAGTTCTCTATTTGGACAAATTAAATCAGTATGATACTACAAACTTTTAA
- a CDS encoding tetratricopeptide repeat protein: MKRLLLLSFIMINCSTWAQSATAYFDKAMKKAEAGNTKGAIADYTKAIGMNSQFVEAYQNRGVAKFKLNDLKGALADFSKTIELNDMNADAYTGRANVNYKLMNFKEAIADCTSSLDLNPKDYIAYNLRGLAYNKIGDKKNCCKDFSKAIELGSQSAIKNKATFCR; this comes from the coding sequence ATGAAACGATTATTACTCTTATCATTTATTATGATCAACTGCTCAACATGGGCACAATCTGCAACGGCTTATTTTGACAAAGCCATGAAAAAAGCTGAAGCCGGCAACACAAAAGGCGCCATCGCTGATTACACAAAAGCCATCGGCATGAATTCACAGTTTGTTGAAGCCTACCAAAACAGAGGTGTAGCAAAATTCAAACTCAACGATTTAAAAGGAGCGCTCGCTGATTTTAGCAAAACAATCGAATTAAATGACATGAATGCAGATGCTTACACCGGAAGAGCAAATGTAAATTATAAATTAATGAACTTTAAAGAAGCCATTGCAGATTGCACTTCATCTCTCGACTTAAACCCAAAAGATTATATCGCTTACAACTTAAGAGGTTTGGCTTATAACAAAATTGGAGACAAAAAGAACTGTTGCAAAGACTTCTCTAAAGCTATTGAATTGGGCAGTCAAAGTGCCATAAAAAACAAAGCAACATTTTGTAGATAA
- a CDS encoding DUF4256 domain-containing protein: MSKNKLSPEHQEEIISILKTRFEKNKTRHADIEWNKVQEKLQANPEKLWSLLEMEKTDGEPDVVGYDKNTNEYIFYDCVAESPKGRRSLCYDRKALDSRKEHKPKNSAIDMADEMGIEILTEEQYRALQELGDFDTKTSSWIATTPDVRKLGGALFSDFRYGRTFVYHNGAESYYAARGFRGCLKV; this comes from the coding sequence ATGAGCAAAAATAAATTATCACCGGAACATCAGGAAGAAATCATCAGCATCTTAAAAACGCGTTTTGAAAAAAATAAAACACGTCATGCCGATATTGAATGGAATAAAGTACAAGAGAAATTGCAAGCCAATCCGGAAAAACTCTGGTCACTTCTTGAAATGGAAAAAACCGACGGCGAACCAGATGTTGTTGGTTATGATAAAAACACAAACGAATACATCTTTTACGATTGCGTGGCCGAAAGTCCAAAAGGGCGCAGAAGCCTTTGTTATGATCGTAAAGCTCTGGATTCAAGAAAAGAACATAAGCCTAAAAACAGCGCCATTGATATGGCTGATGAAATGGGCATTGAAATCCTGACCGAAGAACAATACAGAGCATTACAGGAATTAGGAGATTTTGACACCAAAACATCAAGCTGGATCGCCACAACTCCGGATGTTCGTAAATTGGGCGGCGCTTTATTTTCTGATTTCCGTTATGGCAGAACTTTCGTGTATCATAATGGTGCCGAATCTTATTATGCAGCAAGAGGTTTTCGTGGTTGTTTGAAGGTTTAG
- a CDS encoding DNA alkylation repair protein codes for MKAKEIVAQLEALGDEKMRTQNKKRGAGDNQFGVKMGDIRAIAKKIKTNHELALELWDTGNVEARFLAALIIDPKKLSNDDIAKIVSSEKFTHIADWFYSYVIKEYPDKETLRQKWMHTSDVMHARAAWSLTSGCVTRNPELVDIPALLDRIENEMSKAAPEVQWTMNSTLAQIGINHPEYRERALSIGEKLGIYRDYPTSKGCTSPFAPIWINEMVRRQQ; via the coding sequence ATGAAGGCAAAAGAAATAGTTGCACAACTTGAAGCATTAGGCGACGAAAAAATGCGTACGCAAAACAAAAAGCGTGGCGCAGGAGATAATCAGTTTGGTGTTAAAATGGGTGATATTCGAGCCATAGCCAAAAAGATAAAAACCAATCATGAACTAGCGCTTGAGCTTTGGGATACAGGAAATGTGGAAGCCCGTTTTTTAGCTGCCTTAATTATAGATCCAAAAAAGCTTTCAAATGACGACATTGCCAAAATAGTTTCTTCAGAAAAATTCACTCATATTGCCGATTGGTTTTATTCGTATGTCATAAAAGAATATCCGGACAAGGAAACACTACGACAAAAATGGATGCATACATCAGATGTCATGCATGCTCGTGCTGCCTGGAGCCTTACAAGCGGATGTGTAACCCGTAATCCTGAATTAGTTGACATACCGGCTCTTCTTGATCGAATAGAAAACGAAATGTCAAAAGCAGCGCCCGAAGTACAATGGACAATGAATAGCACATTGGCACAAATCGGAATTAATCATCCTGAATATCGTGAGCGCGCTCTTAGTATTGGAGAGAAATTAGGTATTTACCGTGATTACCCGACTTCAAAAGGTTGTACCTCCCCTTTTGCGCCAATCTGGATTAACGAAATGGTTCGCAGACAACAATAA
- a CDS encoding YdeI family protein — translation MNPKVDFYFSKAGKWQEELEQLRMIALDCQLTEELKWGTPCYTHQKKNIVLIHDFKEYCAFLFFKGALLKDTEGILIQQSENVQAARQIRFTSLKEIVELKSVLKTYIYEAIEIEKAGLKVELKKTSEFPVSDEFQKKLDEDSKLKKAFEALTPGRQKAYLLNFSQPKQAKTRESRVEKAIPQILDGKGLND, via the coding sequence ATGAATCCGAAAGTTGATTTTTATTTTAGCAAAGCCGGTAAATGGCAGGAAGAATTAGAACAATTAAGAATGATTGCACTTGATTGTCAATTGACCGAAGAGTTAAAATGGGGCACTCCTTGTTATACACACCAAAAAAAGAATATCGTTTTAATACATGATTTTAAAGAGTATTGTGCCTTTTTATTTTTTAAAGGCGCTTTATTAAAAGATACTGAAGGAATTCTGATTCAACAATCGGAGAATGTTCAGGCCGCACGTCAAATTAGATTTACCAGCCTTAAAGAAATTGTCGAGTTAAAAAGCGTTTTGAAAACCTATATATACGAAGCTATTGAAATAGAAAAAGCAGGCTTAAAAGTTGAATTAAAAAAAACTTCCGAATTTCCGGTTTCTGATGAATTTCAAAAGAAATTAGATGAAGATTCGAAACTAAAAAAAGCTTTCGAAGCACTAACTCCCGGTCGTCAAAAAGCTTATCTGCTAAATTTTTCCCAACCAAAACAAGCTAAAACACGAGAGTCAAGAGTTGAAAAAGCGATTCCGCAAATTCTTGACGGAAAAGGATTAAACGATTAA
- a CDS encoding DoxX family protein, which yields MTKRNKIIYWVATLWLALGMTATGIVQILQIKEEEVDMMAHLGYPLYFLVLLGVWKLLGVIAILIPKFPLLKEWAYAGFFFAMSGAILSHFAKGDAAIAYFGPTLLLVLTVLSWYFRPADRKTISV from the coding sequence ATGACAAAGAGAAACAAAATTATATACTGGGTTGCCACACTTTGGCTGGCATTAGGAATGACAGCAACCGGAATAGTGCAAATATTGCAAATAAAAGAAGAAGAAGTAGATATGATGGCACATTTAGGCTATCCTCTTTATTTTCTGGTTCTATTAGGCGTTTGGAAATTGTTAGGCGTTATTGCAATACTAATTCCGAAATTTCCATTACTGAAAGAATGGGCATATGCGGGTTTTTTCTTCGCAATGTCTGGTGCCATTTTATCGCACTTTGCCAAAGGCGACGCAGCCATCGCTTATTTTGGTCCAACTTTATTACTTGTTTTGACTGTTCTTTCGTGGTATTTTAGACCTGCAGACAGAAAAACTATTTCAGTGTAA
- a CDS encoding SRPBCC domain-containing protein — MELKTKISAEDGKQELIITRDFDLPVSLLFKAYIEPGIVEQWMGTKVLKLENKKHGGYQFETSDAKGNVVLQINGTIHEYIPNQKITRTFEMENSPFAVQLEFLEFEALTENTSKLTMQVVYKSNALRDQMMQLPFKQGINMAHNRLQEIANKLK; from the coding sequence ATGGAACTAAAAACAAAAATAAGTGCCGAAGACGGAAAACAGGAGCTCATCATTACAAGAGACTTTGATTTACCCGTTTCCTTACTTTTCAAAGCTTATATAGAGCCTGGAATTGTCGAACAATGGATGGGAACTAAAGTGTTAAAACTGGAAAACAAAAAACATGGCGGATATCAATTTGAAACGAGTGATGCAAAAGGAAATGTAGTGCTACAGATAAACGGTACGATCCACGAGTATATTCCCAACCAAAAAATCACCAGAACATTTGAAATGGAAAATTCACCGTTTGCAGTGCAATTGGAGTTTCTGGAATTTGAAGCACTCACAGAAAACACCAGTAAACTAACCATGCAAGTTGTTTATAAATCGAATGCTTTAAGGGACCAAATGATGCAGCTTCCTTTTAAACAAGGTATCAATATGGCACACAATAGACTTCAGGAAATAGCAAATAAATTAAAATAA
- a CDS encoding helix-turn-helix transcriptional regulator: MNLRRDVFQAIADPTRRAILLLVTSHSMTAGAIASNFDTARPTVSKHLKILTECELLQQTQNGREVHYTINAERMREVAEFIEPFIKMWDDRFNKLEDIMKNYKPEN, from the coding sequence ATGAATTTAAGACGAGATGTATTTCAGGCCATAGCCGATCCGACGAGAAGAGCTATTTTACTTTTGGTGACTTCACATTCGATGACAGCCGGTGCGATAGCATCAAACTTTGACACAGCAAGACCTACTGTTTCAAAACATTTAAAAATTCTAACCGAATGTGAATTACTACAGCAAACACAAAACGGCAGGGAAGTACATTATACTATAAATGCAGAAAGAATGAGGGAAGTTGCCGAATTCATTGAACCTTTCATAAAAATGTGGGACGACAGATTCAACAAGCTCGAAGACATCATGAAAAACTATAAACCAGAAAACTAA
- a CDS encoding shikimate kinase: MKKIILLGYMGCGKSTIAQNLSKIINIPFLDLDNCIEKRANLSINEIFEQHGEIYFRKLEHEMFIELLQSSENNIIGLGGGTPCYANNHLLLQRDDVTSIYLKASIDTLYNRLVHNKSKRPLIANMNEEEMKEFIAKHLFDRSFYYNHAQHKVVVDDKTVEETVEDIVALLA, encoded by the coding sequence ATGAAAAAAATCATCTTATTAGGATATATGGGTTGCGGAAAGTCAACAATTGCCCAAAATCTCTCAAAAATTATAAATATTCCGTTTTTAGATTTAGATAATTGCATCGAAAAAAGAGCCAATTTGTCTATAAATGAAATTTTTGAACAGCATGGGGAAATCTATTTTAGAAAATTAGAACACGAAATGTTTATTGAATTACTTCAATCTTCAGAAAATAACATTATCGGATTAGGTGGGGGAACTCCATGTTATGCTAATAATCATTTATTACTACAAAGAGATGATGTTACCTCTATTTATTTAAAAGCTTCTATAGATACTTTATATAATAGATTAGTCCACAATAAAAGTAAACGCCCTTTAATTGCCAATATGAATGAAGAGGAAATGAAAGAATTTATCGCGAAGCATTTATTCGATCGCAGCTTTTATTACAACCATGCGCAACATAAAGTTGTGGTTGATGATAAAACGGTCGAAGAAACGGTTGAGGATATTGTTGCGTTATTAGCTTAA
- a CDS encoding phosphoribosyltransferase domain-containing protein produces the protein MSKNIILTNQEIEHKIKRIAYQIYETFVDEEEVVIAGIASNGSVFAQKIALALSNISTLKVSTCEVKVDKQNPQSPIQTSLTKEEYQNKGLVLVDDVLNSGTTLIYAVRHFLDVPLKKFKTAVLVDRNHKKYPVKADFKGISLSTSLLEHVQVVFDDKEGDSAFLS, from the coding sequence ATGAGCAAAAACATCATCTTAACGAATCAGGAAATCGAACACAAAATAAAACGTATCGCTTATCAAATTTACGAGACCTTTGTCGACGAAGAAGAAGTTGTGATTGCCGGAATCGCTTCTAACGGTTCTGTTTTTGCCCAAAAAATTGCTTTGGCGTTGAGCAATATCTCAACACTTAAAGTTTCGACCTGCGAAGTTAAGGTCGACAAACAAAATCCGCAATCGCCAATTCAGACTTCTTTGACTAAAGAAGAATACCAAAACAAAGGTTTAGTGTTGGTTGACGACGTCTTAAACTCAGGCACAACATTAATTTATGCTGTTCGTCATTTCTTAGACGTTCCGCTTAAAAAATTCAAAACAGCAGTACTTGTAGACAGAAATCACAAAAAGTACCCGGTAAAAGCCGATTTTAAAGGCATCTCACTTTCAACTTCTTTATTAGAGCATGTTCAGGTTGTTTTTGACGACAAAGAGGGTGATTCTGCCTTTTTAAGCTAA
- a CDS encoding RNA-binding S4 domain-containing protein, with translation MRIDKYLWCVRYYKTRNMVTEACKKNHITVNGQVAKPSKEVFPSDRITFRKDQITQIITVLDIPESRVGAKLVDIYRKNETPAEAYAHLELLKLSKEHYRKTGTGRPTKKDRRDIDEYGNDIIDEEETE, from the coding sequence ATGAGAATAGATAAATACTTATGGTGCGTGCGTTATTATAAGACCCGAAACATGGTAACTGAAGCATGCAAAAAGAACCATATTACTGTAAATGGGCAGGTTGCCAAGCCATCAAAAGAAGTTTTTCCATCAGACAGAATTACCTTTAGAAAAGATCAGATTACACAAATCATCACCGTACTTGACATTCCTGAAAGTCGTGTGGGAGCAAAACTGGTTGATATATATCGCAAAAACGAAACTCCAGCTGAAGCTTATGCACATTTAGAACTATTAAAACTATCAAAAGAACATTATAGAAAAACAGGCACAGGAAGACCAACTAAAAAAGATCGTAGAGATATTGATGAATATGGGAATGACATTATAGATGAGGAGGAGACGGAATAA
- a CDS encoding FKBP-type peptidyl-prolyl cis-trans isomerase, translating to MNKFKYYFILLLAGISLVSCSKKDDDDPVVVPVNDYTVQYKADNDSIIKYLKTNYIQEVTADFDVKIAKIPAGGTQISIWDQTTYPLETRDVFNDNITYKVYYLTLRKGTGQAPMNTDRIYATYTGTLLNGTVFDSSYNIPGIWDLDGQGSRGVFVDGWKEIFPKFNIGTSNPIGSDGVQTYDNFGAGVMFLPSGLAYYASATAAIPAYSPLVFSFKLYDLTRTDHDLDGVYDYQEDINHDGYVYDFSDKVAYPSPPASLVDDTDGDGNADFIDPDDDGDGYTTRFEITKPTGATYSGLSKYYPYDPILDNPKTPNTDESEIWGIPRRPTGALTDPTKPESITNPKAFVKEDYTDLPRLRIHLDKTYPFQKN from the coding sequence ATGAATAAATTTAAATATTATTTTATTTTATTGCTTGCCGGCATTTCTTTGGTTTCTTGTAGTAAAAAGGATGACGATGATCCGGTAGTGGTTCCTGTAAATGATTATACCGTACAATATAAAGCAGACAATGATTCTATTATAAAATATTTAAAGACTAATTATATTCAGGAAGTTACAGCTGATTTTGATGTTAAAATTGCTAAAATTCCTGCGGGTGGAACACAAATCTCTATTTGGGATCAAACAACTTATCCTTTAGAAACCAGAGATGTTTTTAATGATAATATTACTTATAAAGTATATTATTTAACTTTAAGAAAAGGGACTGGACAGGCACCAATGAATACTGATAGAATTTATGCAACATATACAGGAACTTTGTTAAATGGAACTGTCTTTGATAGTTCATATAACATTCCGGGAATTTGGGATTTAGATGGTCAGGGGAGTAGAGGAGTTTTTGTTGATGGTTGGAAAGAAATTTTTCCAAAATTTAATATAGGGACTTCTAATCCGATAGGTAGTGATGGGGTTCAGACTTATGATAACTTTGGAGCGGGTGTAATGTTTTTGCCTTCAGGGCTTGCATATTATGCTTCAGCTACAGCAGCAATTCCAGCATATTCTCCTTTGGTATTTAGTTTTAAATTGTATGATCTTACGAGAACAGATCATGATCTTGATGGTGTATATGATTATCAGGAAGATATTAATCATGATGGTTATGTTTATGATTTTAGTGATAAAGTGGCGTATCCGAGCCCTCCGGCTAGTTTAGTCGACGATACAGATGGAGATGGTAATGCTGATTTTATCGATCCCGATGATGATGGAGATGGTTATACTACAAGGTTTGAAATTACTAAACCAACTGGTGCTACCTACTCAGGATTAAGTAAATATTACCCTTACGATCCTATTTTAGATAATCCTAAGACACCAAATACAGATGAATCTGAAATTTGGGGTATTCCAAGAAGACCAACAGGAGCGCTTACAGATCCTACTAAACCAGAATCTATCACGAATCCAAAAGCATTTGTAAAAGAGGATTACACTGACCTCCCGCGATTAAGAATACATTTAGATAAAACTTATCCTTTTCAAAAGAATTAA
- a CDS encoding transketolase family protein — protein MKKYTNTGSKDTRSGFGAGMTELGQKNENVVALCADLIGSLKFDDFKKNHPERFFQIGIAEANMIGIAAGLTIGGKIPFTGTFANFSTGRVYDQIRQSVAYSDKNVKICASHAGLTLGEDGATHQILEDIGLMKMLPGMTVINTCDYNQTKAATLALADHHGPAYLRFGRPVVANFTPADEPFVIGKAILLNEGTDVTIVATGHLVWEALIAAEALEAKGISAEVINIHTIKPLDEEAILKSLAKTKCVVTAEEHNILGGLGESISRVLALNNPTPQEFVAVNDSFGESGTPEQLMEKYKLNNQAIVEAVERVIKRK, from the coding sequence ATGAAAAAATATACAAATACAGGAAGTAAAGATACTCGTTCAGGTTTTGGAGCGGGAATGACTGAACTAGGTCAAAAAAACGAAAACGTGGTTGCATTATGCGCAGATTTAATTGGATCATTAAAATTTGATGATTTCAAAAAAAATCACCCGGAGCGTTTTTTCCAAATCGGAATTGCAGAAGCTAATATGATTGGTATTGCTGCAGGTTTAACAATTGGTGGAAAAATTCCTTTTACAGGAACTTTCGCTAACTTCTCTACAGGAAGAGTTTACGATCAAATTCGTCAGTCAGTTGCTTACTCTGATAAAAACGTAAAAATTTGTGCTTCTCATGCTGGTTTAACACTAGGTGAAGACGGAGCAACTCACCAAATTTTAGAAGATATTGGTCTAATGAAAATGTTACCGGGAATGACTGTAATCAATACTTGCGATTACAACCAGACTAAGGCAGCAACTTTAGCATTAGCAGATCACCATGGTCCGGCTTATTTACGTTTCGGTCGTCCGGTTGTAGCTAACTTCACTCCTGCTGACGAACCTTTCGTAATTGGAAAGGCAATTTTATTAAACGAAGGAACTGACGTTACAATCGTAGCAACAGGACACTTAGTTTGGGAAGCGCTTATTGCTGCTGAAGCACTTGAAGCAAAAGGAATCTCTGCTGAAGTAATCAACATCCATACTATTAAGCCACTTGATGAAGAAGCAATTCTTAAATCATTAGCCAAAACTAAATGTGTGGTAACTGCAGAAGAGCACAATATTCTTGGTGGTCTTGGAGAAAGCATTTCAAGAGTATTAGCTTTAAACAATCCAACTCCACAGGAATTTGTAGCGGTAAACGATAGTTTTGGTGAATCTGGAACTCCAGAGCAATTAATGGAAAAATACAAACTAAACAATCAGGCGATTGTTGAAGCTGTAGAAAGAGTTATCAAAAGAAAATAA